In a genomic window of Aeromonas veronii:
- a CDS encoding HlyD family type I secretion periplasmic adaptor subunit, translating to MVKGIMDWFKRSQKAPSGDVLPAPEHLEFVDDGAAAVLQTTPTGARILLWCCFLFFMSAIVWAAWAELDEVTVGQGKVIPSRQLQVIQNLEGGIVKEIFVKEGDIVEKGQPLLRIDDTRFRSDFREREQEVVTLKGDVARLRAEMASVEVKNDPALGWREQVVVGEAPIQFPDGYETVFAEYAHRERSVQRDRLNNLKNQLYILGQQIEQNEQELIELNAKIRTVNRSVDLAKQELNISRPLAKEGIVPQVELIKLERQVNEMQGELESNRLLIPKLNAVLRETISKRNDIALKFRADSQTELNDKQGKLGQLSEGQVGLRDRVDRTSVIAPLKGTIKKLKVNTLGGVVQPGMDLMEIVPLEDTLLVEAKVSPKDIAFLRPGLDAVVKITAYDFTIYGGLHGKVEQISADSIQDEEGNSFYLVRVRTEKSYLGDELNALPIIPGMLASADIITGKKSVLDYLLKPILRAKQSALRER from the coding sequence ATCATGGACTGGTTCAAGCGCAGCCAAAAGGCGCCTTCTGGCGATGTATTGCCAGCTCCCGAGCATCTGGAGTTTGTCGATGACGGCGCGGCAGCCGTGCTGCAGACCACGCCGACAGGGGCCCGCATCCTGCTATGGTGCTGTTTCCTCTTTTTCATGAGTGCCATTGTCTGGGCGGCCTGGGCCGAGCTGGATGAAGTCACCGTGGGTCAGGGCAAGGTGATTCCGTCCCGCCAATTGCAGGTGATCCAGAACCTGGAAGGGGGGATCGTCAAAGAGATCTTCGTTAAAGAGGGGGATATCGTCGAAAAGGGGCAGCCGCTGCTGCGCATCGATGACACCCGTTTCCGCTCCGACTTTAGAGAACGCGAGCAGGAGGTGGTCACCCTGAAGGGGGATGTGGCCCGTCTGCGCGCCGAGATGGCCAGTGTCGAGGTGAAAAACGACCCGGCGCTGGGGTGGCGTGAACAGGTAGTGGTAGGCGAAGCGCCTATTCAGTTCCCCGATGGTTATGAAACCGTCTTTGCCGAATACGCGCACCGTGAGCGCTCAGTACAGCGGGATCGCCTTAATAACCTGAAAAACCAGCTCTATATTCTTGGTCAGCAAATCGAGCAGAATGAGCAGGAGCTGATTGAGCTCAACGCCAAGATCCGCACCGTGAATCGCAGCGTGGATCTGGCTAAACAAGAGCTGAATATTAGCCGTCCCCTAGCAAAAGAGGGTATTGTACCTCAAGTGGAGCTGATCAAGCTGGAGCGGCAGGTCAACGAGATGCAGGGAGAGCTGGAGAGTAACCGCCTGCTTATTCCCAAGCTCAATGCGGTACTGCGTGAGACCATCTCCAAGCGTAACGATATTGCGCTGAAGTTCAGGGCCGACTCCCAGACTGAACTGAATGACAAGCAGGGGAAACTGGGCCAGTTGTCAGAGGGGCAGGTTGGCTTGCGAGACAGGGTGGATCGGACCAGCGTGATTGCCCCGCTCAAGGGCACCATCAAGAAGCTCAAGGTCAACACCCTGGGCGGCGTGGTTCAGCCTGGCATGGATTTAATGGAAATTGTCCCACTGGAAGATACTCTGCTGGTTGAGGCTAAAGTTTCCCCGAAAGATATCGCTTTTTTGCGGCCAGGGCTGGACGCAGTGGTCAAAATCACCGCCTATGATTTCACCATCTATGGAGGATTACATGGCAAGGTTGAGCAGATAAGTGCCGACTCGATCCAGGATGAGGAGGGGAACTCCTTTTATCTGGTTCGGGTTCGTACCGAGAAGAGTTACTTGGGCGATGAGCTTAACGCACTTCCCATCATCCCCGGTATGTTAGCCAGTGCTGATATTATTACTGGTAAAAAAAGTGTCCTAGACTATTTGCTGAAACCCATATTAAGGGCAAAACAGTCGGCGCTGAGAGAACGATAA